One genomic segment of Methanocalculus alkaliphilus includes these proteins:
- a CDS encoding FAD-dependent oxidoreductase: protein MILVLGGGPAGRMAAIQAARSGGEVTLVERRSLGGQCLHDGCMQICGLNDIARMIRSAEQAASLGLTNGAPTVNFRKVMDGLSAIQGKIAGILEEETREAGVRIIHGGEGAVRGGKAYINGEETAFDRLIIATGSRPAIPDIPGITLRGVYTPHTLKEMKELPGKIAIIGGGVMAAEFGYIFSAFGCETHILSRSSLLHQIPDRLRKEAMKELNRITLHEFSAITAITGDDGVTGISYNGSTLAVDCVLIAAGLSPNTAMIEGVAKGPLGEILVDERFETSVPGIFACGDIIGEPCLTPIARLRGTAASGGGASSPDITHAPRSMSLGYEYTWYDSGEEGGTSIHFPGPAGPGTFWSVPDRKTGVASIRVNADDGRILGFAEASPVAGVMAMYLAYLAQEGETVGDLSRLIEVHPTSDGMYSLIKYTAAYLKSR from the coding sequence GTGATACTGGTTCTTGGTGGAGGTCCCGCCGGCAGGATGGCTGCGATCCAGGCGGCACGGTCAGGGGGGGAGGTGACCCTTGTTGAGCGGAGGAGCCTCGGCGGCCAGTGTCTCCATGACGGCTGCATGCAGATCTGTGGACTGAATGATATTGCCCGGATGATCAGGTCTGCGGAACAGGCGGCTTCGCTGGGGCTGACGAACGGGGCTCCCACCGTCAACTTCAGGAAGGTTATGGACGGTCTCTCAGCAATTCAGGGGAAGATCGCAGGTATTCTTGAGGAGGAGACCAGGGAAGCGGGTGTCAGGATCATCCATGGTGGAGAAGGGGCCGTCAGGGGGGGCAAGGCCTACATCAACGGCGAGGAGACGGCGTTTGACCGGCTCATCATCGCAACCGGATCAAGGCCGGCCATCCCTGATATTCCGGGCATTACCCTCAGGGGCGTCTACACTCCTCATACCCTCAAAGAGATGAAAGAACTGCCCGGGAAGATCGCCATCATCGGGGGCGGGGTGATGGCGGCTGAGTTTGGCTATATCTTCTCGGCATTCGGGTGTGAGACCCACATCCTCAGCAGAAGTTCTCTTCTCCACCAGATACCGGACCGTCTCCGCAAAGAGGCGATGAAAGAACTCAATAGGATCACACTCCATGAATTTTCAGCGATCACAGCGATCACCGGGGATGACGGGGTCACCGGCATCTCGTATAACGGAAGTACGCTTGCCGTCGATTGCGTTCTGATAGCCGCAGGACTCTCCCCCAACACGGCAATGATCGAAGGGGTGGCGAAGGGACCGCTGGGCGAGATCCTGGTCGATGAGAGGTTTGAGACGAGCGTTCCGGGCATCTTTGCCTGTGGAGATATCATCGGCGAGCCCTGCCTCACCCCGATTGCACGGCTCCGGGGGACGGCAGCCTCAGGTGGCGGCGCATCATCTCCTGATATAACCCATGCCCCCCGCTCGATGAGCCTCGGGTATGAATACACCTGGTATGACTCCGGGGAGGAGGGGGGGACCAGTATCCACTTCCCCGGACCTGCCGGGCCCGGTACCTTCTGGTCGGTGCCGGACCGGAAGACCGGGGTTGCCTCTATCAGGGTGAATGCAGATGACGGCAGGATCCTCGGATTTGCGGAAGCCTCGCCGGTCGCCGGCGTGATGGCGATGTATCTCGCCTACCTTGCACAAGAGGGGGAGACGGTCGGCGATCTCAGCCGCCTCATCGAGGTGCACCCGACATCAGACGGGATGTACTCGCTCATTAAATATACCGCCGCCTATCTGAAGAGCCGGTAG
- a CDS encoding HEAT repeat domain-containing protein: MRQDDEMEIVQRKILREERSIQIIISQLTHVSIPYRIKAATELGKIHHPVAVTALIRALHDEESDVVHVVVRSLGAIGDLTAVDPLIERLAGADRWIRRGIAHALGEIRDPRAVQTLIILLDDERGEVRAAAAEALGKIGDPSVAAKIRTLLDDEKDIVQDAAWEALRAISERTEG; this comes from the coding sequence ATGCGACAGGATGATGAGATGGAGATAGTCCAGAGGAAGATCCTCCGGGAAGAGCGGAGTATCCAGATCATCATCAGCCAGCTGACCCATGTGAGCATCCCGTACCGGATCAAGGCAGCAACGGAACTGGGGAAGATCCATCATCCGGTGGCAGTCACCGCCCTCATCAGGGCGCTCCATGACGAGGAGAGCGATGTTGTCCACGTTGTGGTCAGGTCACTTGGTGCAATAGGAGATCTGACCGCTGTCGATCCGCTCATTGAACGGCTTGCTGGTGCGGATCGATGGATCCGAAGAGGAATTGCCCATGCACTCGGTGAGATCCGGGATCCCCGTGCAGTTCAGACCCTTATTATCCTGCTTGATGATGAGCGGGGCGAGGTCCGGGCAGCGGCGGCAGAGGCACTCGGAAAGATCGGGGATCCCTCGGTTGCCGCGAAGATCCGGACACTTCTTGATGACGAGAAGGATATCGTGCAGGATGCCGCCTGGGAGGCCCTTAGGGCGATATCCGAACGGACGGAGGGGTAG
- a CDS encoding glucose-6-phosphate isomerase family protein, whose translation MDIWKGVLPEPEVRTVEDMREVLAYPACEQQGPLYYMYRDLALTDDDHAILREGGIRYDITVITPGSVCGEFIKTKGHYHPESPGGLSYPEVYEVLSGKAHFLLQSQDLTDVVLHPATTGDKILIPPGFGHVTINPGEDPLVMANIVSRNFESDYAFFRAYRGAAYYETDDGQFRKNPLYTRVADLRFHEAVDHPEVGVVREVPLYDLIRDPLIADLMNSPEAFTHIWENCLRG comes from the coding sequence ATGGATATTTGGAAGGGAGTACTGCCTGAGCCGGAGGTCAGGACGGTTGAGGATATGCGGGAGGTTCTCGCATATCCCGCCTGCGAGCAGCAGGGTCCGCTGTACTATATGTACCGGGATCTGGCACTGACCGATGACGACCATGCCATACTCAGAGAGGGAGGTATCCGCTACGATATCACCGTCATCACGCCGGGATCGGTCTGTGGCGAATTTATCAAGACGAAAGGCCATTACCATCCCGAGAGTCCGGGCGGGCTTTCGTATCCTGAGGTATATGAGGTCCTCTCCGGGAAGGCCCACTTCCTTCTTCAGTCACAGGATCTCACTGATGTGGTCCTCCATCCCGCAACAACAGGTGATAAAATCCTGATCCCGCCAGGGTTTGGGCATGTGACGATCAATCCCGGAGAAGACCCGCTGGTGATGGCAAATATTGTCTCACGAAACTTTGAGAGTGACTATGCTTTTTTCAGGGCATACCGCGGTGCAGCATATTATGAGACTGATGATGGCCAGTTCCGGAAAAATCCCCTCTACACACGGGTTGCGGACCTCCGTTTCCATGAAGCGGTGGATCACCCGGAGGTTGGTGTGGTGCGTGAGGTCCCGCTCTACGATCTCATCAGGGATCCGCTCATCGCGGATCTCATGAACTCCCCCGAAGCCTTCACCCATATCTGGGAGAACTGCCTGCGAGGCTGA
- a CDS encoding DUF128 domain-containing protein, giving the protein MVSPLKFIHHAIDEFSMQVTYDPLENEGAIVYNLFLVPVDEREYVIKTLKRVSAAGITVSDMVRFVEPGDSIHGHTIPPGMLGICTVCSITLDGIFLRRGIPVNLIGGGIIEILENLPRRFTHMILYESTTIDPLQVLASQDITSVNHVMKDGNGRILGNIRECHMEAENLLNSVLDDLTTGHISGVLEMGMPNTPLLGVSVSPQYLGVVAIGGTNPFAVMKEEGHSITTRAMKGLMDIREMDPISFF; this is encoded by the coding sequence ATGGTATCCCCTCTGAAGTTCATACACCACGCCATTGATGAGTTCTCTATGCAGGTGACATATGACCCGCTTGAAAATGAGGGTGCCATCGTCTATAACCTCTTTCTTGTTCCCGTCGATGAACGTGAATATGTTATTAAAACACTGAAGAGGGTCTCTGCTGCCGGGATAACGGTCAGTGACATGGTCCGGTTCGTCGAGCCCGGCGACTCAATCCATGGGCATACCATCCCTCCGGGGATGCTTGGCATCTGCACCGTCTGCAGCATCACCCTGGATGGTATCTTTCTCAGGCGTGGCATTCCGGTTAACCTGATCGGCGGCGGTATCATTGAAATTCTTGAAAACCTTCCCCGGCGGTTTACCCATATGATCCTCTATGAGTCAACGACGATCGATCCCCTGCAGGTGCTTGCATCCCAGGATATCACCTCGGTGAATCATGTGATGAAGGATGGGAACGGCCGTATCCTCGGGAATATCAGGGAGTGCCATATGGAGGCTGAGAATCTTTTAAACTCGGTCCTCGACGATCTCACCACTGGCCACATATCCGGTGTTCTCGAGATGGGGATGCCCAATACCCCTCTTCTTGGCGTCTCCGTCAGCCCGCAGTATCTTGGTGTCGTCGCAATAGGGGGGACGAACCCGTTTGCCGTGATGAAAGAGGAGGGCCACTCCATCACAACACGGGCGATGAAGGGGCTGATGGATATCAGGGAGATGGATCCCATCTCCTTCTTCTGA
- a CDS encoding TIGR00269 family protein — MKRRAATMNSGSSGSPMAGSGCSLCERPAVIRLFDPERRLCADHLLADCAERVDDALKGRIAPGDRVAVGLSGGKDSRLLLILLHRLLASSEGVHLVAITIDEGIAGYREETMEAAAELTSRLGVEHRVLSFSDLFGADLDALLTNRVEQGCTVCGVLRRRALEVGAADADATVIATGHNLDDEAQSVLMNLLRGDLPRMVLDTSGGLPECFIPRIKPLSVLSEKEITVCLMMMGEFVDLPECPYAGGALRGEVREILADLEFMYPGTMRRLISSRDQVRDIVGMMPRQGEIQRCLRCGGTASGEICSVCRVLGRTDISSGTMIDERDTDGNDG; from the coding sequence ATGAAGAGGCGGGCGGCGACGATGAACTCAGGATCATCCGGGTCTCCCATGGCGGGTAGCGGCTGTTCCCTCTGTGAGAGGCCGGCGGTCATCCGGCTCTTCGATCCCGAGCGGCGGCTCTGTGCCGATCATCTCCTCGCCGACTGTGCGGAGCGGGTCGATGATGCTCTTAAAGGGCGGATCGCCCCGGGAGATCGTGTTGCCGTCGGCCTGTCGGGGGGCAAGGACAGCAGGCTCCTGCTGATCCTGCTGCACCGGCTGCTTGCATCCTCAGAAGGGGTGCATCTTGTTGCAATCACGATTGATGAAGGGATCGCGGGATACCGGGAGGAGACGATGGAGGCGGCGGCGGAGCTTACGTCACGCCTCGGGGTTGAGCACCGGGTCCTATCATTTTCCGATCTTTTTGGAGCTGACCTTGACGCACTGCTGACCAACCGGGTTGAGCAGGGCTGCACTGTCTGCGGTGTGCTCCGGCGGCGGGCGCTTGAGGTGGGGGCGGCAGATGCGGATGCAACAGTGATCGCAACCGGCCATAATCTCGATGATGAGGCGCAGTCTGTCCTGATGAACCTCCTGCGTGGCGATCTTCCCCGGATGGTCCTTGATACCTCCGGCGGTCTCCCGGAGTGCTTCATCCCGAGGATCAAGCCGCTTTCGGTCCTCTCCGAGAAGGAGATCACCGTCTGCCTGATGATGATGGGGGAGTTTGTTGATCTCCCGGAATGTCCGTATGCAGGAGGGGCACTACGGGGGGAGGTCAGGGAGATCCTCGCTGATCTCGAGTTTATGTATCCTGGGACGATGCGGCGGCTGATCTCCTCCCGGGACCAGGTGCGGGATATCGTCGGGATGATGCCGAGGCAGGGGGAGATACAGCGGTGCCTCCGGTGCGGGGGGACTGCCAGCGGGGAGATCTGTTCGGTCTGCCGGGTGCTTGGGAGAACAGATATATCTTCCGGAACAATGATCGATGAGAGGGATACTGATGGTAACGACGGGTGA
- a CDS encoding COG1361 S-layer family protein produces MTTKSEKPGGTIVALLAIAVITSSLLAAPVMAMGVKFISGPPVISASVLGVNEFSPGDEVPLTIVIENTGKIDLKILRSDLISRDELTTTAYRVSADLAPGEAPLTVKTDTQRIGDIHGGTAKTVTYTVKIDQYAVAGSYMMDLDLVYDELTNVEQYGSDALRYFWQNDRRKTVQVPIRIRSEAILEVPAISIDEVNVGTEGYLTLSLKNAGSVDATSAVAKIVRSGTSPIIPTDAAVYIGDFPSGEIIDCRFKVSVSRDAEAATYPLQVYLEYEDDEGTVRSTERRTVGIPVGGKVDLVVTQVRADLSPGDRNIIEVTYMNVGDTTAYRAQSRISAVDPFTSSDDTAYLGDIGPGESAVARYSVTVDRGATVKAYGLDTEIRYRDALDNTVISDTMKAEVMLSERKGVTAYATSPVLLLAVAALLIGAGYYIFSRQKKK; encoded by the coding sequence ATGACAACAAAAAGTGAAAAACCGGGAGGTACGATTGTGGCACTCCTTGCCATAGCCGTTATCACCTCGTCTCTGCTGGCAGCTCCGGTGATGGCAATGGGTGTCAAATTCATCAGCGGGCCGCCGGTTATCTCTGCATCGGTCCTTGGAGTAAATGAATTTTCTCCAGGCGACGAGGTTCCGCTTACGATCGTCATCGAGAATACCGGCAAGATCGATCTCAAGATTCTCAGGTCTGATCTCATCTCCCGGGATGAGCTGACAACGACGGCATACCGGGTCTCGGCAGACCTCGCTCCCGGGGAGGCCCCGTTGACAGTGAAGACTGATACGCAGCGTATCGGCGATATTCATGGGGGTACTGCAAAGACGGTGACCTACACCGTAAAGATCGATCAATATGCGGTGGCAGGCAGCTACATGATGGATCTTGATCTCGTCTATGATGAGCTGACCAATGTCGAACAGTATGGATCTGATGCTCTCCGGTATTTCTGGCAGAATGATCGGAGAAAGACGGTGCAGGTCCCGATCAGGATCCGCTCAGAAGCCATCCTCGAGGTCCCGGCCATCTCGATTGATGAGGTGAATGTCGGGACGGAAGGATACCTGACGCTCTCACTGAAAAATGCCGGTTCGGTCGATGCAACCAGCGCAGTCGCAAAGATTGTACGTTCAGGAACCTCTCCCATCATTCCGACCGATGCTGCGGTCTATATCGGCGATTTCCCATCAGGAGAGATTATTGACTGCCGGTTCAAAGTCTCGGTCTCCCGCGATGCCGAGGCCGCAACATACCCCCTCCAGGTCTACCTCGAGTATGAGGATGATGAGGGGACAGTACGCTCCACTGAGCGGCGGACTGTTGGTATTCCTGTCGGAGGGAAGGTAGATCTTGTTGTCACCCAGGTCAGGGCTGATCTCTCCCCCGGTGATCGGAATATCATTGAGGTCACCTATATGAATGTGGGGGATACCACCGCATACCGCGCCCAGTCCCGGATAAGTGCGGTTGATCCCTTCACAAGCTCGGATGATACCGCATACCTTGGTGATATCGGTCCGGGCGAATCGGCTGTCGCACGATACAGCGTCACTGTTGATCGTGGTGCAACGGTGAAGGCATATGGCCTCGATACCGAGATCCGGTACCGTGATGCCCTTGATAATACCGTTATATCTGATACGATGAAGGCTGAGGTGATGCTCAGTGAGCGGAAAGGGGTTACTGCATACGCCACAAGCCCGGTTCTCCTTCTCGCAGTCGCCGCTCTTCTGATCGGTGCCGGCTATTATATATTCAGCAGGCAAAAGAAGAAGTGA
- a CDS encoding deoxyguanosinetriphosphate triphosphohydrolase family protein codes for MNPSENLRDATWDYLGEREALFAPAATKSSDAIRRRVEEAPDLRAPYSRDSDRILHSRAYARYIDKTQVFSLLENDHITHRVLHVQLVSKIARTVGRSLRLNEDLIEAIALGHDIGHIPFGHFGESCLDTICRREGIGRFRHNIQGVRFLDEIEDLNLTLQVLDGILCHDGESRATRLVPLPIDGDDPFLQFENKINAVLGDHPAIPATPEGCVVRFSDTIAYIARDLRDAAEVGLIDGFSDLPEEIRDELGDTERDIINTLTIDLMETSRTGEECLIGFSDDIGSALNGLKTFNYRHIYEHEMTRGQDAIILKMFQTVYDALKEDLEEDRAGSRIFTDYLDTPWLSEYYKNEISSAGAVRDFIAGMTDRYFERVYTELVLPRKFESYRLFR; via the coding sequence ATGAATCCATCAGAGAACCTCCGTGATGCAACATGGGACTATCTTGGGGAGCGCGAAGCACTCTTTGCCCCTGCCGCAACAAAGAGCAGCGACGCCATCAGAAGGAGGGTCGAAGAGGCACCTGATCTCCGTGCCCCCTACTCCCGCGACAGCGACCGCATCCTCCATTCACGTGCCTATGCACGGTATATCGACAAGACCCAGGTCTTCTCCCTCCTGGAGAACGATCATATCACCCACCGGGTCCTTCATGTCCAGCTCGTCTCAAAGATCGCCCGGACCGTCGGCCGCTCACTCCGGCTGAACGAGGATCTCATCGAGGCGATCGCCCTTGGCCATGACATCGGCCATATCCCGTTTGGGCATTTCGGGGAGTCGTGCCTCGATACCATCTGCAGGCGGGAAGGGATCGGGCGGTTCCGCCACAATATCCAGGGGGTCCGGTTCCTCGACGAGATAGAGGATCTCAACCTGACCCTCCAGGTCCTTGATGGGATCCTCTGCCATGACGGGGAATCCAGGGCAACCAGGCTCGTCCCCCTCCCGATAGATGGGGACGATCCCTTCCTGCAATTCGAAAACAAAATCAATGCAGTCCTTGGAGATCACCCGGCCATCCCCGCCACGCCCGAGGGGTGCGTCGTCCGGTTCTCTGATACCATCGCCTATATCGCCCGGGATCTCCGGGATGCAGCCGAAGTCGGTCTCATCGATGGCTTCTCCGATCTGCCGGAAGAGATCAGGGACGAGCTCGGCGACACCGAACGGGATATCATCAATACCCTGACAATCGATCTGATGGAGACGAGCCGGACCGGAGAGGAGTGCCTCATCGGCTTCTCCGATGATATCGGATCTGCCTTAAACGGCCTGAAGACCTTCAACTACAGGCATATCTATGAGCATGAGATGACACGAGGCCAGGATGCAATCATTTTGAAGATGTTTCAGACCGTCTATGACGCACTGAAAGAGGATCTTGAAGAGGACCGGGCAGGCTCCCGCATCTTCACCGACTATCTCGATACCCCCTGGCTCTCCGAATACTACAAAAATGAGATATCCTCTGCCGGTGCAGTCCGGGACTTCATCGCAGGGATGACGGATCGGTACTTTGAGCGGGTTTATACCGAACTCGTCCTCCCCCGGAAATTCGAGTCCTACCGGCTCTTCAGATAG
- a CDS encoding methanogenesis marker 8 protein, whose translation MTEYQDEHIIEAIGRARIVVRDGEVIEVGEPMIRDCPLAKRFAYPIPEMSREHIAENIRHRIRAFGMCTPDRQVEDDREFVGFGASEIISFGMKAGILDAAVLACDGAGTVIVTKPSMVQGIGGRMSGLVRTVPYPSVIERIEEGGGIVLDHNGATMDQVEGAARAVAEGFAHIAVTVALPDDAETIRGLFPDILIIGVHVTGLSEAEAEMLASASDIVTACASGSIRRIAGERALLQAGVSVPVFAMTKRGKELLIEKIRQSDEQVLIKPTKLPATGGTLPEPLV comes from the coding sequence ATGACAGAATACCAGGATGAACATATTATCGAGGCTATCGGCCGGGCGCGTATTGTGGTCAGAGACGGTGAGGTGATCGAGGTCGGCGAGCCGATGATCCGGGACTGCCCGCTTGCAAAGCGATTCGCCTATCCGATCCCGGAGATGAGCAGAGAGCATATTGCAGAGAATATACGCCACCGTATCCGGGCATTCGGGATGTGCACCCCTGACCGGCAGGTGGAGGATGACCGTGAGTTCGTCGGGTTTGGTGCGTCCGAGATCATCAGCTTCGGAATGAAAGCCGGCATCCTTGATGCCGCGGTCCTTGCCTGCGACGGTGCCGGGACGGTCATCGTAACGAAACCATCGATGGTGCAGGGGATCGGCGGTCGGATGTCAGGACTGGTCCGGACGGTTCCGTATCCGTCGGTGATCGAGCGGATCGAGGAGGGGGGCGGTATCGTCCTCGATCACAATGGAGCAACGATGGACCAGGTGGAAGGGGCCGCCCGTGCGGTTGCGGAGGGGTTTGCCCATATCGCGGTGACGGTCGCACTCCCGGATGATGCAGAGACGATCCGGGGATTGTTCCCTGATATCCTGATCATCGGGGTCCATGTCACCGGCCTCTCGGAAGCAGAGGCGGAGATGCTCGCTTCCGCATCAGATATTGTCACCGCATGTGCATCCGGTTCAATTCGGCGGATTGCCGGGGAGAGGGCGCTCCTCCAGGCAGGGGTCTCGGTTCCGGTCTTTGCGATGACGAAGCGGGGAAAAGAGCTGTTGATCGAGAAGATCCGGCAGTCTGATGAACAGGTCCTGATCAAGCCAACCAAACTTCCGGCGACCGGCGGGACGCTGCCAGAGCCGTTGGTCTGA
- a CDS encoding MoaD/ThiS family protein, translating to MQVILPDRSVRVLPPDPVRIEDLVISLGFLPTGVIVTRNGIIVPEDEEAGGDDELRIIRVSHGG from the coding sequence ATGCAGGTCATACTCCCTGACAGGAGCGTCCGGGTGCTCCCCCCTGATCCGGTGCGGATCGAGGATCTCGTCATCTCTCTTGGTTTTCTCCCGACCGGGGTGATCGTCACCCGAAACGGCATCATCGTTCCTGAGGATGAAGAGGCGGGCGGCGACGATGAACTCAGGATCATCCGGGTCTCCCATGGCGGGTAG
- a CDS encoding DUF1890 domain-containing protein has translation MIRQQKEALIMLGCPEIPVQQALALYAADRFNDDGWDLTIAGNGAVLNLLRVSDPKRVYTRKMMDLEKCIDELSAKERTPDLCMVCIHNDAGLSYAASIRYLFEGRFIALVFGREAEELAAEIDFPCDPVVDVAIHNPGKLRRKLDEVMGWAA, from the coding sequence ATGATCAGACAGCAGAAGGAGGCACTCATCATGCTCGGGTGCCCCGAGATCCCGGTCCAGCAGGCTCTCGCCCTCTATGCAGCAGACCGGTTCAATGACGACGGATGGGATCTCACCATCGCCGGAAACGGGGCAGTCCTCAACCTGCTCCGTGTCTCGGATCCCAAGAGGGTCTATACCCGGAAGATGATGGATCTTGAGAAGTGTATCGATGAGCTATCTGCCAAAGAACGGACTCCGGACCTCTGTATGGTCTGCATTCACAATGATGCCGGCCTCTCGTATGCAGCATCCATCCGGTATCTCTTCGAGGGGCGGTTCATCGCCCTCGTCTTTGGACGGGAAGCAGAAGAACTTGCTGCGGAGATCGATTTTCCCTGTGACCCGGTCGTCGATGTCGCAATACATAATCCCGGAAAACTCCGGCGAAAACTGGATGAGGTGATGGGATGGGCTGCGTAG
- a CDS encoding DUF1894 domain-containing protein, giving the protein MGCVEDLGYDIILRMASFKECREYIQKNFKDIYYVDPGFRLFEKAMIGVPPIPLALDGDAVILPYTKPCHGTFLLRVVSADEADVVRKKARRVP; this is encoded by the coding sequence ATGGGCTGCGTAGAGGATCTCGGCTATGATATCATCCTCAGGATGGCCTCCTTCAAGGAATGCCGCGAGTATATCCAGAAGAATTTTAAGGACATTTATTATGTCGATCCCGGATTCCGCCTCTTTGAGAAGGCGATGATCGGAGTTCCCCCCATCCCCCTCGCACTTGACGGCGATGCCGTCATCCTCCCGTACACAAAACCCTGCCACGGCACCTTCCTCCTCAGGGTTGTATCGGCAGATGAGGCGGATGTCGTCAGGAAGAAGGCACGGCGGGTACCCTGA
- a CDS encoding TrmB family transcriptional regulator, which produces MAEPSDDTAHLIDHLRGLGLTRYEALVYIGLLYRDGATATEIHELSGVPRASVYPVIEKLIGRKMVDIAHTSPRRYRAVPPGEAVANLMAAIEDQADSARAEMEDIYSRRNQSSDVKQELIWTVYGSENIISKVREIIPSIEEKVEVFATKTFIAIPGVKKLLKAVGEREDISLDIITERWDGEIARNMHIGLFDIGEEDKNPAIQGFIAGICIVDRRYVIMVMGTSEEDVTALISGSPGFIEFFSRYWNFINHEVATRLS; this is translated from the coding sequence ATGGCAGAACCCTCAGATGATACAGCACATCTCATCGATCATCTCCGCGGACTTGGGCTGACACGATATGAAGCCCTCGTCTATATCGGGCTCCTCTATCGGGACGGGGCAACCGCAACAGAGATCCATGAACTCTCCGGGGTGCCGAGGGCATCGGTCTACCCGGTGATCGAGAAGCTGATCGGCAGGAAGATGGTCGATATCGCCCATACCAGCCCCCGCAGATACCGGGCCGTGCCGCCGGGAGAGGCGGTTGCAAACCTGATGGCAGCAATCGAGGATCAGGCTGATTCGGCGAGAGCCGAGATGGAAGATATCTACAGCCGGAGAAACCAGTCTTCTGATGTGAAGCAGGAGTTGATCTGGACGGTCTATGGGAGTGAGAATATCATCTCAAAAGTCCGCGAGATCATCCCGTCGATCGAGGAGAAGGTCGAGGTCTTTGCGACAAAGACCTTCATCGCTATTCCGGGTGTAAAAAAGCTCCTCAAAGCGGTCGGTGAACGTGAGGATATCTCCCTTGATATCATCACCGAGCGGTGGGACGGGGAGATTGCACGGAATATGCATATCGGCCTCTTCGATATCGGTGAGGAGGATAAAAATCCTGCGATTCAGGGGTTTATCGCCGGCATCTGTATCGTTGATCGGAGGTATGTGATCATGGTCATGGGAACATCTGAAGAGGATGTCACCGCACTCATCTCAGGGTCCCCCGGATTTATCGAGTTCTTCTCCCGGTACTGGAACTTCATCAATCACGAGGTCGCAACCAGGCTCTCCTGA
- a CDS encoding HesA/MoeB/ThiF family protein, whose product MVTTGELERYKRQILLFGEDGQERLKEATIFIAGAGGLGSPISLYLAAAGVGRLIIVDNDDVDLTNLNRQILHGDSSVGERKTDSAARRLRDLNADIEVVPIDRWMDEESIGELILGADGIVDAMDNFPTRYLLNKAAHKEEIPFFHGGIRGFYGQATTVVPGKTACFACIFPHTPPEEVIPVVGVTAGFIGMVQANEVIKYLLGTGELLTNRLLLWDGMRSEVDTIPIDKNPDCPVCGR is encoded by the coding sequence ATGGTAACGACGGGTGAGCTGGAACGGTACAAACGCCAGATCCTCCTCTTCGGGGAGGATGGCCAGGAGCGGCTGAAGGAGGCGACGATCTTCATTGCAGGTGCAGGCGGGCTTGGGTCGCCGATATCACTCTATCTTGCTGCCGCCGGAGTGGGGAGGCTGATCATCGTCGATAATGATGATGTCGATCTGACCAACCTGAACCGGCAGATTCTCCATGGAGATTCTTCTGTCGGGGAGAGGAAGACCGATTCGGCTGCCCGGAGGCTGCGGGATCTGAATGCTGATATTGAGGTTGTCCCCATCGATCGCTGGATGGACGAGGAGAGTATCGGCGAGCTTATTCTGGGAGCAGACGGGATCGTTGATGCGATGGATAACTTTCCGACCCGGTACCTTCTGAACAAGGCTGCGCATAAGGAGGAGATTCCGTTCTTCCATGGCGGGATACGCGGCTTCTATGGCCAGGCAACAACGGTCGTGCCGGGGAAGACTGCCTGTTTCGCCTGCATCTTCCCCCATACACCGCCGGAAGAGGTGATCCCGGTCGTCGGGGTGACGGCGGGCTTCATCGGGATGGTGCAGGCAAATGAAGTGATAAAATACCTTCTCGGAACCGGGGAACTGCTCACAAATCGCCTCCTCCTCTGGGATGGGATGCGATCCGAGGTCGATACGATTCCAATTGACAAAAATCCGGATTGTCCGGTCTGCGGGAGATAA
- a CDS encoding type II toxin-antitoxin system HicB family antitoxin translates to MKFNCLIEKDEDGYYHASIPSLPGCFTQAKTYEELLHRLHEAITLYLEVNETPDPDEIREFVGVQAIEVETC, encoded by the coding sequence ATGAAATTCAATTGCCTGATTGAAAAAGATGAGGATGGGTATTATCATGCCTCTATCCCCTCTCTGCCAGGGTGTTTCACCCAGGCAAAGACCTATGAGGAATTACTCCACCGATTGCATGAGGCGATAACCCTCTATCTGGAAGTCAACGAAACACCTGATCCTGATGAGATAAGAGAATTCGTGGGGGTTCAGGCTATTGAGGTTGAGACCTGCTAA